The following are from one region of the Amylibacter sp. IMCC11727 genome:
- a CDS encoding aminotransferase codes for MTATLFPQLEIPETLAAGPGPGNTDARVLARFAAAGVADHMQPDVLRGMVEAKHMLRAVWGTQNTYTFGVAGTGWSALDMMFSAIRPGDKVVAFNNGTFSGIDGLTIRIKAATAEELAKDSLNPDAASVTVIDVPHGQSVTREMVDAALAAHKPKWAFMAHWETGSGRINDLQGFSDACEAHGAMGLIDAVSSLGVEDFRIDDFPGVVGWASCPQKGICCLPLTYAPVSFTDRFITELKTTGAATYANHPIFEARHWGIIDGEDVAQGTYHRTHSGYAVAAFHEALRLTLEQGVTARAKSYQTHENVLREAVELMGCEVTSNMTSLVVLNLPPSMAGREMELVQHCRAQNFGIWPTLSAPVQVRIGILNQLNRHAITEIINRFGQAIRDLGGEVDQDAINALLDSRYGVSVAA; via the coding sequence ATGACGGCAACACTCTTCCCTCAACTCGAAATCCCCGAAACACTGGCAGCGGGTCCAGGGCCTGGAAACACCGATGCGCGGGTGCTGGCAAGATTTGCCGCCGCTGGCGTTGCTGATCACATGCAACCCGATGTGCTGCGGGGCATGGTCGAAGCAAAACACATGCTGCGCGCCGTTTGGGGAACTCAAAACACCTACACATTCGGCGTTGCTGGCACCGGTTGGTCCGCTCTTGATATGATGTTTTCCGCCATTCGCCCAGGCGACAAGGTTGTTGCGTTTAACAACGGCACGTTTTCGGGCATCGACGGTCTGACCATTCGGATCAAAGCGGCCACCGCCGAAGAACTGGCCAAAGACAGCCTCAACCCAGATGCTGCCAGCGTCACAGTGATTGACGTGCCCCACGGCCAATCCGTTACCCGCGAAATGGTGGACGCAGCCCTTGCGGCGCATAAACCAAAATGGGCTTTCATGGCGCATTGGGAAACAGGGTCTGGCCGCATCAACGATCTGCAAGGATTTTCCGACGCCTGCGAAGCACACGGTGCAATGGGCCTCATCGACGCGGTCTCTTCCCTTGGGGTCGAAGATTTCCGCATTGATGATTTTCCTGGTGTGGTGGGTTGGGCTTCCTGCCCGCAAAAGGGCATCTGTTGCCTGCCCCTCACCTATGCGCCCGTGTCCTTTACGGATCGCTTTATCACCGAATTAAAAACAACGGGCGCGGCCACATACGCCAATCACCCCATCTTCGAAGCCCGCCACTGGGGCATCATTGATGGCGAAGACGTGGCACAAGGCACCTATCACCGCACCCACTCGGGCTATGCCGTGGCAGCCTTCCACGAAGCCTTGCGCCTTACTCTTGAACAGGGCGTCACAGCCCGTGCCAAATCCTATCAAACCCATGAAAACGTCCTGCGCGAAGCCGTGGAGTTGATGGGCTGTGAAGTCACATCAAACATGACAAGCCTTGTCGTGCTCAACCTCCCGCCCAGCATGGCGGGCCGCGAGATGGAACTGGTGCAACACTGCCGTGCGCAAAACTTTGGCATCTGGCCAACCCTCAGCGCCCCTGTCCAAGTGCGCATCGGCATTCTGAACCAGTTGAACCGCCACGCCATCACCGAAATCATCAATCGGTTCGGGCAAGCCATCCGCGATCTGGGCGGCGAAGTGGACCAAGACGCCATCAACGCCTTGCTTGATTCACGCTACGGCGTGTCAGTGGCCGCTTAA
- a CDS encoding response regulator transcription factor yields the protein MDRPIEIMLADANPLVLSAMSELFERDARFSLVATSATAEGFLGMVMRLKVDVGVIDWNLPALGGGKLIEVLREQDNAPRFVVYGENAKNLPRLAMTAGAAGFAPRSADGTALLNTCADVAAGKMVFPFIDVRELQTDPMQSLSRKERVMLEALSKGLTNRELSKELGISTNTVKFHLSNMYDKLSVKNRAQAIAFYYGSKQTLNDP from the coding sequence ATGGATCGTCCTATTGAGATCATGCTCGCGGATGCAAACCCGTTGGTTTTGTCGGCCATGTCCGAACTTTTTGAACGGGATGCGCGATTCTCTTTGGTGGCCACCTCTGCCACGGCGGAGGGGTTTCTGGGCATGGTGATGCGGTTGAAGGTTGATGTGGGGGTGATTGACTGGAATTTGCCTGCGTTGGGCGGGGGGAAGCTGATCGAAGTTCTGCGCGAACAAGACAACGCGCCACGGTTTGTCGTGTACGGGGAGAATGCCAAGAACTTGCCACGGTTGGCTATGACGGCAGGGGCGGCAGGGTTTGCGCCGCGATCTGCGGATGGAACCGCGTTGCTGAACACCTGCGCCGATGTGGCGGCGGGCAAGATGGTATTTCCGTTCATTGATGTGCGCGAATTACAGACCGATCCGATGCAAAGTCTGAGCCGCAAAGAGCGGGTGATGTTAGAGGCGCTGTCCAAGGGTTTGACGAACCGAGAATTGTCCAAGGAATTGGGCATTTCCACGAACACAGTAAAGTTCCATTTGTCGAACATGTATGACAAGCTTTCGGTGAAAAATCGCGCCCAAGCGATTGCGTTTTACTACGGGTCAAAACAGACCTTGAACGACCCGTAA
- a CDS encoding CoA ester lyase, which produces MSFHPIEQAPGRLNRSELAVPGSQPQMFEKAAESDVDVIFLDMEDAVAPDEKEQARKNIIKALNEIDWGTKTMSIRINGLDTHYMYRDVVDVVEQAGERLDLIMIPKVGTAADVYAVDMMVTQIEDAKGYTKRIGFEHIIETALGMQNVNEIAGASKRNESLHFGVADYAASMRARTTVIGGVNEHYSVLTDPAEDGSRQVHWGDMWHSALANMVVAARANGLRPIDGPFGDFSDPEGYKAAAYRAAVLGCEGKWAIHPSQIALANEVMSPSEAEVTKANRILEAMAEAEAAGKGAVSLDGRLIDYASIRQAEVLVQKAKQIAA; this is translated from the coding sequence ATGTCTTTCCACCCCATCGAACAAGCCCCAGGGCGCCTTAACCGCAGCGAGTTGGCCGTACCAGGATCACAGCCGCAAATGTTTGAAAAAGCAGCAGAATCTGATGTTGATGTGATCTTTCTTGATATGGAAGATGCGGTCGCGCCAGACGAAAAAGAGCAAGCCCGCAAAAACATCATCAAAGCGTTGAATGAAATTGACTGGGGCACCAAAACCATGTCGATCCGCATCAACGGGCTCGACACACATTACATGTATCGCGATGTTGTGGACGTGGTTGAGCAGGCTGGCGAGCGGCTGGATCTGATCATGATTCCGAAGGTTGGAACAGCGGCAGATGTCTATGCAGTGGACATGATGGTGACCCAGATTGAGGACGCCAAAGGGTACACAAAACGCATTGGTTTTGAACACATCATTGAGACCGCTTTGGGCATGCAAAATGTGAACGAAATTGCAGGGGCTTCCAAGCGCAATGAGAGCCTGCATTTTGGGGTTGCGGATTACGCCGCGAGCATGCGCGCACGCACCACGGTTATCGGCGGTGTGAACGAACATTATTCGGTGCTGACAGACCCAGCAGAAGACGGGTCACGCCAAGTGCATTGGGGCGACATGTGGCATTCTGCGCTGGCCAATATGGTGGTGGCTGCGCGGGCGAATGGATTGCGTCCGATTGATGGGCCGTTTGGTGATTTTTCCGATCCGGAAGGGTACAAAGCGGCAGCCTATCGTGCGGCGGTTTTGGGGTGTGAAGGCAAATGGGCGATTCACCCAAGCCAAATCGCGCTGGCCAATGAGGTGATGAGCCCGTCAGAAGCCGAAGTGACCAAAGCGAACCGTATTCTGGAAGCTATGGCAGAGGCGGAAGCGGCAGGCAAAGGGGCGGTATCGCTCGATGGTCGTTTGATTGACTATGCGTCCATCCGCCAAGCAGAAGTTTTGGTCCAAAAAGCCAAGCAAATCGCGGCTTAA